A genome region from Vallitalea okinawensis includes the following:
- a CDS encoding ArnT family glycosyltransferase, whose amino-acid sequence MKKLSIYIEKESLILLLYLIIYFLINLLFLDTFPFVHSDEPWLSGLTRNMLATGDLGTTETFFNLYPRYPHAIKILFHLFQMPFYLLLGYNITSFRLMSLLFSIACLYSFYKILIKLQVKTTMALMITILLSLNIQYIYTSHMARQEIVILLFFLLAFNTYLKPFSTRLPSWLILGSIIGLSIGIHPNSFILAVTFGCLYLYDIATKERTFKELIYLIITVTCFALLFVAMSLSMNTTFLHDYLSYGSQLGITMTLQDKIMGIVPYYLKLFKGISGTYFIPPIQLELIVITCLWFVAFIYGYFKKNHTFIRLALVILAIQIAFIIVGRYNATYVIFIFPFAYMNLAKLLDGISIAVRKGSLILLSMLTVLCIFSVIEDVKIIKTSSPNTYDQYLEKIAQYVAPSDKVLANLNCEYYFDNGQLLDYRNLAYLDNETFEEYIRNNHIKYILYPEEMDYIYRNVNWQILYGDMIYYEDMKNYINNNCQEVGSLTSPLYGIRIVKYMMDYDWQVTIYRTDVVE is encoded by the coding sequence ATGAAAAAATTATCGATTTATATAGAAAAAGAATCCCTTATCTTATTACTTTATTTAATTATCTATTTTTTAATAAATTTATTATTTTTAGATACCTTCCCCTTTGTTCATTCAGATGAACCTTGGTTAAGTGGTTTAACCAGAAACATGTTGGCAACAGGAGATCTTGGCACAACAGAGACCTTTTTTAATCTTTATCCAAGATACCCTCATGCTATTAAAATACTTTTTCATCTTTTTCAAATGCCCTTTTATCTTTTATTGGGTTATAACATAACAAGCTTTCGTTTAATGTCCTTACTGTTTTCCATAGCTTGTCTTTATAGCTTCTATAAAATCTTAATAAAACTACAAGTAAAGACCACCATGGCTTTAATGATTACCATATTACTAAGCCTTAACATCCAGTATATTTATACCTCCCATATGGCAAGACAAGAGATTGTCATACTATTGTTCTTTTTATTAGCATTCAATACCTATCTAAAACCCTTTAGTACAAGGCTTCCTTCTTGGTTGATTCTTGGAAGTATTATCGGGTTAAGTATCGGTATTCACCCTAATAGCTTTATTTTAGCTGTAACTTTTGGTTGTCTTTACTTATATGATATAGCCACAAAAGAAAGAACATTTAAAGAACTTATTTACCTTATCATAACTGTAACATGTTTTGCACTTCTATTTGTGGCAATGAGCCTTAGCATGAATACTACTTTCCTACATGATTATTTAAGTTATGGAAGCCAATTAGGCATCACCATGACTCTACAAGATAAAATTATGGGTATCGTCCCTTATTATCTTAAACTATTTAAAGGAATTAGCGGAACCTATTTCATCCCTCCTATTCAGCTTGAACTCATCGTTATTACCTGCTTATGGTTCGTAGCCTTTATCTATGGTTACTTTAAAAAAAATCATACATTTATAAGGCTTGCACTTGTTATATTAGCCATTCAAATCGCTTTTATCATTGTTGGAAGGTATAATGCTACCTACGTAATATTCATCTTCCCTTTTGCCTATATGAATCTAGCTAAATTACTTGATGGAATAAGTATTGCTGTAAGAAAAGGAAGCTTAATATTGTTATCCATGTTAACTGTCCTTTGCATCTTTTCAGTTATTGAAGATGTGAAGATTATTAAAACCTCCTCTCCTAATACTTATGATCAGTATTTAGAGAAAATTGCTCAGTATGTTGCCCCTTCAGATAAGGTATTAGCTAATCTTAATTGTGAGTACTATTTTGATAATGGTCAACTACTAGATTATAGAAATTTAGCTTACTTAGATAATGAAACCTTTGAAGAGTATATAAGAAATAATCATATTAAATATATCCTTTACCCTGAAGAAATGGATTATATTTATCGTAATGTGAACTGGCAAATTTTATATGGTGACATGATTTATTACGAAGATATGAAAAATTATATTAATAATAATTGTCAAGAGGTAGGTTCCCTCACCTCTCCACTCTACGGTATACGCATCGTTAAATATATGATGGATTATGATTGGCAAGTCACAATTTACAGAACCGATGTAGTGGAGTAA
- a CDS encoding ABC transporter ATP-binding protein: protein MKSYINVENLTKIYDHKVVLKDVSFTLEKGRFLSIVGQSGIGKTTLLRLIAGFDEALEGNIYIDDKVIEGASMKRILVFQEFDQLFPWRTVKGNVEFALKYKGVPKEERGAKAVELLKKVGLEEAIKKYPYQLSGGMKQRVAIARALACEPEILLMDEPFGSVDVHTKEKLQKLLKTLWRQENITVLFVTHDVDEAIKMSTEILVLKEEGAVLIHNQQPLQDTDAYSEMCKRVRQEME from the coding sequence ATGAAATCATACATTAATGTGGAGAATCTAACAAAAATATATGATCATAAAGTTGTTCTTAAGGATGTAAGCTTTACTCTTGAGAAAGGACGCTTTCTCTCTATTGTGGGTCAATCAGGTATAGGAAAGACAACTCTACTTAGGCTCATAGCCGGATTTGATGAAGCACTGGAAGGTAACATATACATCGATGATAAAGTTATTGAGGGTGCTTCCATGAAGAGGATCTTAGTATTTCAGGAGTTTGATCAATTATTCCCTTGGCGAACTGTTAAAGGGAATGTAGAATTTGCCTTGAAGTATAAAGGGGTCCCCAAAGAAGAACGTGGAGCAAAGGCAGTAGAACTCCTTAAAAAAGTAGGGCTTGAAGAGGCTATTAAGAAGTATCCATATCAACTATCAGGCGGTATGAAACAGCGAGTTGCCATTGCAAGAGCATTAGCCTGTGAGCCAGAAATACTACTGATGGACGAACCTTTTGGTAGTGTTGATGTTCATACAAAAGAAAAGCTACAAAAGCTTCTTAAGACATTATGGAGGCAAGAGAATATAACGGTTCTATTTGTTACTCACGATGTAGATGAGGCTATCAAGATGTCTACAGAGATTCTTGTTCTAAAAGAAGAGGGAGCTGTTTTGATTCATAACCAGCAACCACTACAAGATACGGATGCATATAGTGAGATGTGTAAAAGGGTTCGACAAGAAATGGAGTAA
- a CDS encoding ABC transporter permease — protein MGLIKDLFEKSWVQKLVWTLLLLSLWQVLYLLKLWNPSIFPSMVDILEALWWELIKGDLFIQIYYSLRIIFVGMIIATLVGIIMAYLNSQSKVFNSLFDTLTVIAHPLPGIALMPLVILWVGTGEDAALFIIIHSVLWPLAINMTTGFKSTKSIYTDIGKNYELDGMARFIQILLPASGVYFLAGLRISWSRAWRALISAEMIFGAMNMMGGIGWYYFEKRVFMDTAGMYAGLIAIILVGFLVENTLFVWIEKKTIVKWGMKNEIIH, from the coding sequence ATGGGATTAATAAAAGATCTTTTTGAGAAAAGTTGGGTCCAAAAGTTGGTATGGACCCTTCTGTTGTTATCCTTGTGGCAAGTATTATACCTTTTGAAACTATGGAATCCGAGTATTTTTCCTTCTATGGTTGATATACTAGAGGCTTTGTGGTGGGAACTTATAAAGGGAGACTTGTTTATACAGATTTATTATTCCTTAAGAATCATATTCGTTGGCATGATTATAGCTACATTAGTAGGTATCATTATGGCCTATCTGAATAGTCAATCGAAGGTATTCAATAGCTTGTTTGATACCCTTACTGTTATAGCCCATCCCTTACCTGGAATAGCATTAATGCCCTTAGTTATTTTATGGGTAGGAACTGGTGAAGATGCAGCTCTTTTTATCATTATACACTCTGTATTATGGCCGTTAGCTATTAATATGACTACAGGTTTTAAATCCACCAAAAGCATTTACACAGATATTGGAAAGAATTATGAATTGGATGGTATGGCGCGTTTTATTCAAATTCTACTTCCTGCTAGTGGTGTCTATTTTTTAGCAGGATTAAGGATCAGCTGGTCACGAGCATGGAGGGCACTAATCAGCGCAGAAATGATTTTTGGAGCAATGAACATGATGGGTGGTATTGGTTGGTATTATTTTGAAAAGAGAGTATTCATGGACACTGCAGGGATGTATGCAGGACTTATAGCCATCATTTTAGTAGGATTTTTAGTTGAAAATACTCTTTTTGTATGGATAGAGAAAAAGACCATTGTTAAGTGGGGAATGAAAAATGAAATCATACATTAA
- a CDS encoding ABC transporter substrate-binding protein, with protein MKKIWISLLCIALLFTGCMKEEVKTVKIAEQYGLAYAPLQIMKEKGFLEEELPDAEIQWKKLGNTAAIREAMLANEVDLGFMGIPPFLIGLDNGMEWKIMSGLSSCPLGLVSNDPDIKSLEDIAFEDKIALPQPGSIQHILLSMAAEKQLGDASVFDEQLVTLKHPDGMVALEAGKEISAHFTSPPYLFMELDNPKHHLVVTGEEAVGHSFTFIVGVGTEEFYSRREHYEAFLKALDRSIDFMNNNKDEATSILAEVYNMEVQVLESYLNQEGMVYSNAVEGVEEFIDFMYRNEYLKENYGLEEVLWD; from the coding sequence ATGAAAAAAATATGGATTTCTTTATTGTGTATAGCTCTTTTATTCACTGGATGTATGAAGGAAGAGGTAAAGACAGTTAAAATCGCAGAGCAATATGGGTTAGCATATGCACCTTTACAGATCATGAAAGAAAAAGGCTTTTTGGAAGAAGAACTCCCAGATGCAGAGATACAATGGAAAAAACTCGGGAACACGGCTGCAATTCGGGAAGCTATGCTAGCTAATGAAGTGGATTTAGGATTTATGGGGATCCCCCCTTTCCTTATTGGATTGGATAATGGGATGGAGTGGAAGATCATGTCTGGTCTATCAAGCTGTCCTTTAGGGTTAGTGAGTAACGATCCTGATATAAAGAGTTTAGAAGATATAGCCTTTGAAGATAAAATTGCTTTACCACAACCAGGAAGTATTCAACATATCTTACTGTCTATGGCTGCGGAGAAACAACTAGGGGATGCCTCTGTATTTGATGAGCAGTTAGTGACCCTTAAACATCCCGATGGAATGGTGGCGCTGGAAGCTGGGAAGGAGATCAGTGCACATTTTACTTCACCTCCTTACTTATTCATGGAACTAGATAATCCTAAGCATCATTTAGTTGTAACAGGAGAAGAAGCGGTTGGTCACTCCTTTACGTTTATTGTTGGGGTTGGAACAGAAGAATTTTATAGTCGTAGAGAACATTATGAAGCTTTTTTAAAAGCTCTTGATCGTTCTATTGATTTCATGAACAATAACAAAGATGAGGCTACAAGTATTTTAGCAGAAGTCTATAATATGGAAGTACAAGTATTGGAAAGCTACCTCAACCAAGAAGGAATGGTCTATTCTAATGCTGTAGAAGGTGTAGAAGAATTTATTGATTTTATGTACAGGAATGAGTATCTTAAAGAAAATTATGGATTAGAGGAAGTTCTATGGGATTAA
- a CDS encoding ATP-grasp domain-containing protein, with protein MKLMILGASKAQCNAISRGKEMGYRVLATDYYEDSPGKAIADEVGLASTFDVDATLALAKTRDISGIMTTGTDQPVYVVNRIAEALDLPRFLDEQTGYNVTNKKAMKKILKDHDIPIVPYTLLTKEFKDAQLVGIEPPFVLKPLDSQGQRGIYKLHTADEIRQFIDQTLSYSREEEALLESYYDSEEVTITGWVKDGDTKIITITDRVTFEDQLHIGICSSHEFPSKYMEDYGEEIIRISHAIVEAFHIENGPIYFQMLIGNKGVLVNEIACRIGGAYEDEFIPLITGIDILGMVIDYSMGQEVDYTALKSYDIHENKSFLSSQLFFANEGTIEGKTSREEMLNCQGLHNMNYNVDVGQTLQPRINATQRAGYMIITGKDEEDLIDNINKAYDTMVIKDKKGNNLVIRGRRGKIK; from the coding sequence ATGAAATTGATGATTCTAGGTGCCAGTAAAGCACAATGTAATGCCATTAGTCGTGGAAAAGAAATGGGCTATAGAGTATTAGCTACTGATTATTATGAAGATTCACCGGGTAAAGCTATAGCTGATGAAGTAGGACTTGCCAGTACTTTTGATGTGGATGCTACATTGGCACTAGCCAAAACAAGAGACATAAGTGGCATTATGACAACTGGAACAGATCAACCGGTCTATGTGGTCAATCGTATAGCAGAAGCCTTAGATCTACCTAGGTTTCTTGATGAACAAACAGGGTATAATGTAACGAATAAAAAGGCTATGAAAAAAATATTAAAGGATCATGACATTCCTATAGTTCCATATACCTTATTAACCAAAGAGTTTAAAGATGCTCAGTTAGTTGGAATTGAACCACCCTTTGTTTTAAAACCCTTAGATTCTCAAGGTCAGAGGGGTATTTATAAACTACATACTGCTGATGAAATTCGGCAATTCATTGATCAGACTCTAAGCTATTCGAGAGAAGAGGAAGCTCTTCTTGAAAGCTATTATGACAGTGAGGAAGTTACTATAACAGGCTGGGTGAAAGATGGTGATACAAAAATTATTACCATAACAGATCGAGTAACCTTTGAAGATCAGCTTCATATTGGTATATGTTCCTCACATGAGTTTCCATCCAAATATATGGAAGACTACGGTGAAGAGATTATAAGGATTAGTCATGCAATTGTAGAAGCTTTCCATATAGAAAATGGACCTATTTACTTTCAGATGCTTATTGGGAATAAAGGAGTACTTGTAAATGAAATAGCCTGTCGAATTGGTGGTGCCTATGAGGATGAGTTTATACCACTGATTACAGGTATTGATATATTAGGAATGGTTATTGATTATTCCATGGGGCAAGAAGTGGATTACACAGCATTGAAGAGTTATGATATTCATGAAAATAAAAGCTTTTTATCCAGTCAACTGTTTTTTGCTAATGAAGGTACTATAGAGGGAAAGACGTCCCGTGAGGAGATGTTAAACTGTCAAGGTTTACACAATATGAACTATAATGTAGATGTAGGACAAACCCTTCAACCTCGGATTAATGCCACTCAAAGGGCGGGTTATATGATTATCACTGGTAAGGATGAAGAGGACTTAATAGATAACATTAATAAAGCTTATGACACCATGGTGATTAAGGATAAAAAAGGCAACAATTTGGTCATCAGGGGAAGGAGAGGCAAAATCAAATGA
- a CDS encoding glycosyltransferase family 2 protein, with the protein MVDLSIVIPVYNGAKSIETLCYEIDANLNNFTYEILLVDDGSKDDSYEVMKRLSHQFKQIKSIKLRENAGQQNTLLCGIRHVTGAYCITMDDDGQHDPGDIPLLYKKIKEGYNVVYGIPFQKQHAKYRSIGTMLTDWLFNTIIGKPKAIKISSYRIMTSDVVKIISRYPYRFIYLSAVIFHYTKRVANIPINHRKRKEGSSNYNLSRLLRLYMKLITYFTPCLKPFRKHGNQYEIEEITQ; encoded by the coding sequence ATGGTTGATTTATCCATTGTCATTCCTGTTTATAATGGGGCAAAATCTATCGAGACACTTTGCTATGAAATAGATGCTAATCTGAACAACTTCACTTATGAAATTCTATTAGTAGATGATGGAAGCAAAGATGATAGTTATGAAGTGATGAAAAGGTTAAGTCATCAATTTAAGCAGATTAAGAGTATTAAACTTAGGGAAAATGCTGGACAACAGAATACTCTCTTGTGTGGAATCCGCCACGTGACAGGCGCTTATTGCATTACTATGGATGATGATGGTCAGCATGACCCAGGTGACATTCCTTTGCTTTATAAGAAAATTAAAGAGGGGTACAACGTGGTTTATGGTATACCTTTTCAAAAGCAACATGCTAAATACCGGAGCATAGGAACGATGTTAACAGATTGGCTTTTTAATACCATTATCGGAAAACCAAAAGCAATAAAAATTAGTAGTTATCGAATCATGACCAGTGATGTGGTTAAAATAATTAGTAGGTATCCTTATCGGTTTATCTATTTATCGGCAGTTATTTTCCATTATACAAAGAGGGTAGCTAATATACCTATTAACCATAGAAAAAGAAAAGAAGGTAGTTCTAATTATAATCTATCTAGATTGTTAAGACTCTACATGAAACTAATAACCTACTTTACACCTTGTTTGAAACCATTTCGCAAGCATGGTAACCAGTATGAAATAGAGGAGATTACTCAATGA
- the rffA gene encoding dTDP-4-amino-4,6-dideoxygalactose transaminase, translating into MYIDFFRPTITGHELNYIRKVIEEGAIGSGGVYTTKVKEHLASLLQEEQIVMTTSCTHALEMAVQLLNISQDDEVLMPTFTFPSTANAVVLSGGKPVFIDVHPQTLQMDLDGLKKKITKQTKAILIVHYGGSSCDMDRLMAVAARHNLFVIEDAAQGLGATYKGKPLGTIGHLGCFSFHSTKNVGCGEGGALAINDNTLLYKKALILRDKGTDRQSFLEGQVDYYQWVHVGSSYVPSEMLMAYLYAQLLEMDKIQKRRKHIFEYYESAMKEILDDRILSYSSPTPANQQNYHLFFIQFKHVKDALAFKGFMKRKGIGTATHFVPLHDSIMGSKLGYQKGDFLHAKDLGKRVIRLPLYPDLKDEEIEYISTCIQTFFVEGVKRYG; encoded by the coding sequence ATGTACATTGATTTTTTTAGACCGACAATTACAGGACATGAGCTCAATTATATAAGAAAAGTCATTGAAGAAGGTGCCATCGGATCAGGTGGAGTGTATACAACTAAAGTGAAAGAACACCTAGCATCTCTTCTACAGGAAGAACAAATCGTCATGACCACATCATGTACCCACGCCCTAGAAATGGCTGTACAATTGTTGAATATAAGTCAGGATGATGAAGTTTTAATGCCGACTTTTACCTTTCCTTCTACAGCCAATGCTGTTGTTCTTAGTGGGGGCAAACCTGTATTCATTGATGTTCATCCACAAACACTACAGATGGACTTAGATGGACTGAAGAAAAAAATAACAAAGCAAACCAAGGCTATTCTTATCGTCCATTATGGTGGTAGCAGTTGCGATATGGACCGACTGATGGCAGTAGCTGCTAGACATAATTTATTTGTTATTGAAGATGCTGCTCAAGGGTTAGGGGCTACATATAAGGGGAAGCCTCTAGGCACCATCGGGCATCTTGGATGTTTTAGTTTTCATTCCACAAAGAACGTAGGGTGTGGTGAAGGCGGCGCATTAGCTATTAATGATAATACCTTGTTATATAAAAAAGCACTGATCTTGCGTGATAAAGGTACAGATCGGCAGAGTTTTTTAGAAGGTCAGGTAGATTATTATCAGTGGGTTCATGTAGGGTCTAGCTACGTACCATCTGAAATGCTCATGGCCTATTTATATGCCCAATTATTAGAGATGGACAAGATTCAAAAGAGACGTAAGCATATATTTGAGTACTATGAAAGTGCTATGAAAGAAATACTAGATGATCGTATATTGAGTTATTCATCGCCTACCCCAGCTAATCAGCAAAACTATCACTTGTTTTTTATTCAATTTAAACATGTGAAGGACGCTTTAGCATTTAAAGGTTTTATGAAAAGAAAGGGTATTGGAACTGCTACTCATTTTGTACCTTTACATGACAGTATTATGGGGAGTAAACTAGGCTATCAAAAAGGTGATTTTCTCCATGCTAAGGATTTGGGGAAGCGTGTTATTCGATTACCTTTATATCCTGATTTAAAGGATGAAGAAATAGAGTATATTAGTACTTGTATCCAAACATTCTTTGTTGAAGGAGTCAAGAGATATGGTTGA
- a CDS encoding sulfurtransferase TusA family protein: protein MKKIDCLGDFCPIPVIKAKDAFKKLSPNESFMIITDHSCVVESLSAQFSKFNCIIETDEVINGVWEITVTRL from the coding sequence ATGAAAAAGATCGATTGTTTAGGCGACTTTTGTCCAATACCAGTTATTAAAGCCAAGGATGCATTTAAAAAATTAAGTCCAAATGAATCTTTTATGATAATAACAGATCATAGTTGCGTTGTTGAATCTCTTTCCGCTCAATTTAGTAAGTTCAATTGCATTATAGAGACCGACGAAGTTATCAACGGCGTTTGGGAAATCACTGTTACTCGTCTTTAA
- a CDS encoding LysR family transcriptional regulator, translating into MNIEALQYFCEIAEEKSISKVAKKSHISQSALSQLIQKMEESLGQALLKRSNKGVELTEMGKIVLKYSENILINYDKMLEAMDELDHNNAKIRINATWSLVTYSLPCVLYRIKQKFPKYGYELVSSSNQDTLRDVQNDICDFGIIDQKPKEDCSMNVHKIGTERYVLVASESYNVKEQIDFEELFSLQLIWSTSNHNVKQLLENRLRQQCKTISDLNIIFEIDNIGAIKSSINNGFGAAFLPYVAVKRDLYLKNMKIIDVKDLDLTYELYLVSKKMDSVSKEARDTIEYFKQIGQKSFC; encoded by the coding sequence ATGAATATAGAAGCTTTACAATATTTTTGTGAAATAGCGGAAGAAAAAAGTATCTCCAAAGTGGCTAAGAAATCCCATATATCTCAGTCAGCGTTAAGCCAGCTGATTCAAAAGATGGAAGAGAGTTTAGGCCAAGCCTTATTAAAGAGGAGTAATAAAGGTGTTGAATTAACAGAGATGGGGAAGATTGTTTTAAAATACTCTGAGAACATCTTAATTAACTATGATAAAATGTTAGAAGCTATGGATGAATTGGATCATAACAATGCAAAGATTCGCATTAATGCCACATGGTCTTTGGTAACCTATTCTTTACCATGTGTGCTTTATCGTATTAAGCAAAAGTTCCCAAAGTATGGCTATGAGCTCGTCTCAAGCTCTAACCAAGATACGTTACGAGATGTTCAAAATGATATATGTGATTTTGGTATCATCGATCAGAAACCAAAAGAAGACTGTTCTATGAATGTTCACAAAATAGGTACGGAACGGTATGTACTAGTAGCATCTGAGAGCTATAATGTAAAGGAACAGATTGATTTTGAAGAGCTGTTTAGCTTACAGTTAATATGGTCAACTTCCAATCATAATGTAAAACAACTACTAGAAAATCGTTTAAGACAACAATGTAAGACCATTAGTGATCTAAACATTATCTTTGAAATAGATAATATAGGTGCTATCAAATCATCCATTAACAATGGCTTTGGAGCAGCATTTTTACCCTATGTTGCCGTTAAGAGAGATTTGTATTTAAAGAACATGAAGATCATTGATGTGAAGGATCTGGATTTAACCTATGAACTATATTTGGTGAGTAAAAAGATGGATAGTGTATCAAAGGAAGCAAGGGATACTATTGAGTATTTCAAACAAATTGGTCAAAAAAGCTTTTGTTAA
- a CDS encoding YeeE/YedE thiosulfate transporter family protein, with translation MSDAVKVENASGSSSIRRSSTRSRTRRKKKNQLPIGIVVFVLILLAGAYFGFQSASLGLQWILGISFGFILQKSRFCFTASMRDPYLTGSTSITRAVLIALAVTTIGFTAIKYGYYINGLPIPGMSYVVPISLATIIGAFVFGVGMVIAGGCASGTLMRVGEGFSMQVLSLAFFVIGSLWGAHDFEWWSFHIISKGPKVFLPDVFGWFGAVVIQLLIILCLYMVAVKYEQAKTQD, from the coding sequence ATGAGTGATGCTGTTAAGGTAGAAAACGCTTCTGGCAGTTCATCTATTAGAAGATCCTCAACTCGGTCACGTACTCGCCGCAAGAAGAAAAATCAGCTTCCAATTGGCATCGTTGTCTTTGTCCTTATTTTATTAGCAGGTGCTTACTTCGGTTTTCAATCTGCTTCACTGGGACTTCAATGGATTCTTGGTATATCTTTTGGTTTCATACTTCAAAAGTCAAGATTTTGCTTTACTGCGTCTATGCGTGATCCATACTTAACAGGTAGTACTTCAATAACTCGTGCAGTACTCATTGCCCTTGCTGTAACCACAATTGGTTTCACAGCTATTAAATACGGTTACTACATCAACGGATTACCTATTCCAGGTATGAGTTATGTTGTACCTATTAGTCTAGCTACGATTATCGGTGCTTTCGTTTTTGGTGTCGGTATGGTTATTGCTGGTGGTTGTGCTTCAGGTACACTTATGCGTGTAGGTGAAGGTTTTAGCATGCAGGTGTTATCTCTTGCATTCTTTGTTATTGGTTCACTTTGGGGTGCCCACGATTTCGAATGGTGGAGTTTCCACATCATTTCAAAAGGTCCTAAAGTATTTTTACCTGATGTCTTCGGATGGTTCGGAGCAGTTGTAATTCAATTACTAATTATCTTATGTTTATATATGGTTGCTGTAAAATATGAGCAAGCCAAAACACAGGACTAA
- a CDS encoding sulfurtransferase TusA family protein, which translates to MKEYVIDSFGEACPVPLIKAQNKIKEIEVGDVVVLQIDHSCAMKNVPEWARKDGHNVEVEEVDDGEWEVIIEKTH; encoded by the coding sequence ATGAAAGAATATGTTATTGATTCATTTGGAGAAGCTTGTCCAGTACCTTTAATTAAGGCTCAAAATAAAATTAAAGAAATCGAAGTTGGTGACGTTGTTGTTTTACAAATCGATCACAGCTGTGCTATGAAAAACGTTCCTGAGTGGGCTCGTAAAGATGGTCACAACGTAGAAGTTGAAGAAGTAGATGATGGCGAGTGGGAAGTAATCATCGAAAAAACTCACTAA
- a CDS encoding YeeE/YedE thiosulfate transporter family protein — MEAKTEEKFFNKVQKNEFYKKWLKSAWPYITGAILLSLFQIVTLATTSDPWGVSGTFANWGAWIYEAFGGSVDKWYYFSSEGAQATLEAGLLAHGGSIRNIGIILGALLATLLASQFKFKKIKSKKQVIAAVLGGLMMGYGARIAFGCNIGALFSGIASLSLSGWVFAIGMFGGAIIGSKLLVKFFM; from the coding sequence TTGGAGGCAAAAACTGAGGAAAAGTTTTTTAATAAAGTTCAAAAAAATGAATTCTATAAGAAATGGCTTAAAAGTGCATGGCCTTACATAACTGGTGCTATCCTTTTATCCTTATTTCAAATCGTTACGCTTGCTACAACAAGTGACCCATGGGGTGTGTCTGGTACTTTTGCAAACTGGGGTGCTTGGATTTATGAAGCTTTTGGTGGTAGCGTAGATAAATGGTACTACTTCAGTAGCGAAGGAGCTCAGGCTACACTAGAAGCTGGCTTACTTGCTCATGGAGGCTCTATAAGAAATATCGGGATTATCTTAGGAGCATTACTTGCTACTCTTTTAGCTTCACAATTTAAATTTAAGAAGATAAAGAGTAAGAAGCAAGTCATCGCTGCTGTATTAGGTGGTCTCATGATGGGTTACGGTGCTCGTATTGCTTTTGGTTGTAATATTGGAGCATTATTCAGCGGAATCGCATCCCTTTCCTTATCTGGTTGGGTATTCGCTATCGGTATGTTTGGCGGTGCCATAATCGGAAGTAAATTGTTAGTTAAATTTTTTATGTAA